A portion of the Syntrophales bacterium genome contains these proteins:
- a CDS encoding ABC transporter permease, whose translation MLWNTILLALRAIRRNVMRSFLTTLGIVIGVAAVITMVTIGGGATAQVGEQIASMGSNLLMVTPGKRMGPGQSTSTVLFKEADAEAIAREVPSVAAVAPVSSQSVKAIFSNQNWTTQVTGSDNQYFRVTNRSIGTGRSFNDSEVRSGAAVCVIGETARKKLFGGQEALGEKIRLEKLSCEIVGVLNAKGQSTMGMDQDDIVVIPLRTMQRRVSGNQDVAMIQVSVREGESTEKAQQSIVRLMRERRHLSASDDDNFTVMDMKEIAKMLTGTTQLLTALLGAVAAVSLLVGGIGIMNIMLVSVTERTREIGVRLAIGALEREVLLQFLVEAVVLSSLGGLAGIALALMASVWLAGILRVPFIFNGTIVLIAFLFSAMVGVVFGYFPALKAARMDPIEALRHE comes from the coding sequence ATGCTGTGGAACACCATTCTTCTCGCACTTCGTGCCATCCGCCGCAACGTCATGCGGTCGTTCCTGACGACCCTGGGAATCGTCATCGGCGTGGCCGCGGTCATCACGATGGTGACGATCGGCGGCGGGGCGACCGCCCAGGTGGGCGAGCAGATCGCCAGCATGGGGAGCAACCTCCTGATGGTGACCCCCGGGAAGAGGATGGGCCCGGGCCAATCCACAAGCACCGTGCTCTTCAAGGAGGCCGACGCCGAGGCCATCGCCCGGGAGGTACCCTCCGTCGCCGCCGTGGCGCCGGTCTCCTCCCAGTCGGTCAAGGCGATCTTCAGCAACCAGAACTGGACGACCCAGGTGACGGGCAGCGACAATCAGTACTTCCGGGTGACGAACCGATCCATTGGAACAGGCCGCTCCTTCAACGACAGCGAGGTCCGGAGCGGGGCGGCGGTTTGCGTCATCGGGGAAACGGCGAGAAAAAAGCTCTTCGGCGGCCAGGAGGCCCTGGGTGAAAAGATCCGCCTGGAAAAACTCTCCTGCGAGATCGTCGGCGTCCTGAACGCCAAGGGCCAGAGTACCATGGGCATGGACCAGGACGACATCGTGGTCATCCCGCTCCGGACCATGCAGCGGCGCGTCTCCGGCAACCAGGACGTCGCCATGATCCAGGTCTCTGTCCGGGAGGGCGAGTCCACGGAGAAGGCCCAGCAGAGCATCGTCCGCCTGATGCGGGAGCGGCGCCACCTGTCAGCGAGCGACGACGACAACTTCACCGTCATGGACATGAAGGAGATCGCCAAGATGCTGACCGGAACGACCCAGCTCCTGACGGCGCTCCTGGGCGCCGTGGCCGCCGTCAGCCTCCTGGTCGGCGGCATCGGGATCATGAACATCATGCTGGTGTCGGTGACCGAGCGCACCCGCGAGATCGGCGTCCGTCTCGCCATCGGCGCCCTGGAGCGGGAGGTCCTGCTGCAGTTCCTGGTGGAGGCGGTGGTGCTTTCGTCCCTGGGCGGGCTGGCCGGCATCGCCCTGGCGCTCATGGCCTCGGTCTGGCTGGCCGGGATCCTGCGCGTGCCCTTCATCTTCAACGGCACGATCGTCCTGATCGCGTTTCTCTTCTCGGCGATGGTCGGGGTGGTCTTCGGTTACTTCCCGGCCCTCAAGGCCGCCCGGATGGACCCGATCGAGGCCCTGCGCCACGAGTGA
- the der gene encoding ribosome biogenesis GTPase Der, whose amino-acid sequence MKPVIAIIGRPNVGKSTLFNRLVRSRKKAIVIDEPGATRDRNYGEGEWNGRSFLLIDTGGFEPVSTEKILIQMREQTMLAVEEADVILFLLDVRDGLTTSDREIARMLRAVEKPVFYTVNKTDGPKQEALSYEFYGLGVEKIHPISAQHGLGVAELLDDVVEVLPPSDEGEEPEEEDRIRLAVIGKPNVGKSSLVNRILGFERAIVNPIPGTTRDAVDTAFERGDKKYVLIDTAGIRRKAKVSLTLEKYSVIQAIKALGRCDVALLLIDAVEGVTEQDAKIAGLALEEGRAVIIVVNKWDAIEKDNATVGEYVRKIQETLKFMDFAPILFVSALSGQRVARIFEAVDGVYEQYTRRVNTALVNDALRAVITRNPPPMTQGRANTVAYVTQAAIRPPTFIFFMKDPKGVHFSYQRFLVNQIRETLGFTQVPVRVFFKRKSK is encoded by the coding sequence ATGAAGCCCGTCATCGCCATCATCGGCCGGCCCAACGTCGGCAAGTCCACCCTCTTCAACCGGCTGGTCCGGAGCAGGAAGAAGGCCATCGTCATCGACGAGCCGGGGGCCACCCGGGACCGGAACTACGGGGAGGGGGAATGGAACGGCCGGTCGTTCCTGCTGATCGACACGGGAGGCTTCGAGCCCGTCTCGACGGAGAAGATCCTCATCCAGATGCGGGAGCAGACGATGCTGGCCGTCGAGGAGGCCGATGTCATCCTGTTCCTCCTGGACGTCCGGGACGGCCTGACCACGTCGGACCGGGAGATCGCCCGGATGCTCCGCGCTGTCGAGAAGCCCGTCTTCTATACCGTCAACAAGACCGACGGCCCGAAGCAGGAGGCCCTATCCTACGAATTCTACGGCCTGGGGGTGGAGAAGATCCATCCAATCTCGGCCCAGCACGGCCTCGGCGTGGCGGAGCTGCTGGACGACGTGGTCGAGGTCCTGCCGCCTTCCGATGAAGGGGAGGAGCCCGAAGAGGAGGACCGGATCCGCCTGGCCGTCATCGGCAAGCCCAACGTGGGCAAGTCCTCCCTGGTGAACCGGATCCTCGGTTTTGAGCGGGCCATCGTGAATCCAATTCCGGGGACGACCCGGGACGCCGTGGACACCGCCTTCGAGCGGGGGGACAAGAAGTACGTCCTCATCGACACGGCGGGCATCCGCCGGAAAGCCAAGGTCAGCCTGACCCTCGAGAAGTACAGCGTCATCCAGGCCATCAAGGCCCTGGGGCGGTGCGACGTGGCGCTTCTCCTGATCGACGCCGTCGAGGGCGTCACTGAGCAGGACGCCAAGATCGCCGGCCTGGCCCTGGAGGAGGGGAGGGCCGTCATCATCGTGGTGAACAAGTGGGACGCCATCGAGAAGGACAACGCCACGGTGGGGGAATACGTCCGGAAGATCCAGGAGACCCTCAAGTTCATGGATTTCGCACCCATCCTCTTCGTCTCCGCCCTGTCGGGCCAGCGGGTGGCGAGGATCTTCGAGGCCGTGGACGGTGTCTACGAGCAGTACACCCGCCGGGTGAACACCGCCCTCGTGAACGACGCCCTCCGGGCCGTCATCACCCGGAACCCCCCGCCCATGACCCAGGGGCGGGCCAACACCGTCGCCTACGTCACCCAGGCGGCGATCCGTCCCCCGACATTCATCTTCTTCATGAAGGATCCCAAGGGGGTTCATTTCTCCTACCAGCGCTTCCTGGTCAACCAGATCCGGGAGACGCTGGGGTTCACCCAGGTGCCGGTGCGGGTCTTCTTCAAGCGGAAGTCGAAATAG
- a CDS encoding response regulator has translation MSERDVIMIVDDDPITLEVLADILSMEGFYVRPFNSGEDALESLANQKPKLILLDINMPAPDGFEVCRRLKEDDGTRDIPVIFVSGVQDHRDRMKGFSLGAVDFISKPFQHDELLARVRTHIELVHLRGGLEAQVALRTEELLRSYRKMQDLLTKTVQAMAAVVEAKDPYTAGHQQRVAELARAIAAEMGLDAEQIDGLGMASLIHDIGKISIPSEILSMPRRLTPVEFILVKNHVQAGYDILKEIEFPWPIARIILEHHERMDGSGYPAGLKGESLLLETRILAVADVVEAMASHRPYRPAFDISTVLKELAKSRGTLFDPDVVDSCLRLFNEKGYRIESAGIAFPSSMT, from the coding sequence GTGTCTGAACGAGATGTCATCATGATTGTCGATGACGATCCGATTACGCTGGAGGTTCTTGCGGACATTCTGTCGATGGAAGGTTTTTATGTGCGTCCTTTCAACAGCGGGGAGGATGCCCTGGAGTCCCTGGCAAATCAGAAGCCAAAGCTGATCCTTTTGGATATCAACATGCCCGCTCCGGACGGCTTCGAGGTCTGCCGGAGGCTCAAGGAAGACGATGGCACTCGCGATATCCCGGTTATTTTCGTGAGCGGGGTGCAGGATCATCGTGACAGGATGAAAGGCTTTTCACTCGGCGCCGTGGATTTCATCTCCAAGCCCTTCCAGCACGATGAACTTCTTGCCCGCGTCCGTACCCACATCGAGCTGGTCCACCTGCGAGGAGGCCTCGAAGCCCAGGTTGCCCTTCGGACGGAGGAACTCCTGCGCAGTTACAGGAAAATGCAGGATTTGTTGACGAAGACGGTCCAGGCAATGGCGGCCGTGGTCGAGGCAAAAGATCCCTATACCGCCGGCCACCAGCAGCGGGTGGCGGAGCTGGCCCGGGCCATTGCCGCGGAGATGGGGCTTGACGCGGAGCAGATCGACGGTCTCGGCATGGCCAGCCTGATTCACGACATCGGCAAGATATCCATTCCCTCGGAGATCTTGAGCATGCCGAGGAGATTGACGCCGGTTGAGTTTATCCTCGTCAAGAATCATGTGCAGGCAGGATACGATATCCTCAAGGAGATCGAATTTCCCTGGCCCATCGCCAGGATCATCCTGGAGCATCACGAGCGGATGGACGGTTCAGGATACCCGGCCGGACTGAAAGGGGAGAGCCTTCTCCTGGAAACGCGGATTCTTGCCGTGGCCGATGTCGTGGAAGCGATGGCCTCGCATCGGCCCTACCGGCCGGCCTTTGACATCTCCACCGTCCTGAAGGAGTTGGCGAAGAGCCGGGGCACCCTCTTTGACCCCGATGTCGTCGATTCCTGCCTGCGGCTCTTCAACGAGAAAGGGTACCGGATCGAGTCGGCAGGCATTGCATTCCCGTCGTCCATGACCTGA
- a CDS encoding PAS domain S-box protein has protein sequence MMFRPRRFLETPDFVDDPGMMRTAHVLNRTLLIFSILMGVGFIAALLFFEPKMGGILTILVLLAATLAAKLLMQLGKIRTASIVAVTVGWLTFTGVVLVDGGLNSINACFFISMTIVAGLLLGARAATFFAGAGITAGLVLALLDHFRSLPYQYFVDTPLGDWTILVFALVLASSTLNLALRERDNALGIAERQLSDLRKAEEALRQSEERFRLIAESSAELITVTDMNLRFTYISPSVMRTHGLTVEEAMNRSLEEYMTPGSMQILLEAFGEELKLEAGGCADPRRSRVLEVEEYRKDGSVISLECSFSALRDEENRMVGVVTVSRDITARKQAEEALRESEKKYLQLFMNAPAAIYEADYRNRRFLSFNEVVSTLTGYSREELLRMNPFELFTEWSRETYIERMKQFGEGREVPTSQEYELRKKDGGILWMNMSIDYGFEEGLPVKARVVAHDITDRKRMEKALQESEELYRTSMESSSDGIAIVHEGRYVYVSQPFLDKIGRRKDEILGKTRGNFIHPDDRSAFADYVNAFNQGLPIPKQIEIRVILPDGSFIDAEVSLVKVMYQGKKCNLAYLRDITGRKRAEAEQLKVRKLESVGTLAAGIAHDFNNLLAVMQGYMELLKMDVPEGSRARTRLLAAEKAVGQATELTNRLLVFSKGGDPVREIVNIGDLVRETVTANIGEYPVETRFFLESDLRSVEIDERQIRQVIRNLTINAVEAMPDGGILTVETENVTVRTGDGLPVGEGEYVRISLRDTGKGIPADQRPLIFDPYFSTKARGAEKGMGLGLSVCHSVVGNHKGCIAVESSEGEGSTFRVYLPAAAGERHGAVEAVFPEAADNRERILVMDDEAMIRDMLKELLTSIGCEVETAGDGTAAIDLYRKALESRRPYRMVILDLVVPGGLGGEPTMERLRAIDPGVRGIILSGYSDDPVIQNYKEHGFVEALTKPFPMKALRDILEKHLQAPSG, from the coding sequence ATGATGTTCCGTCCCAGGCGGTTCCTGGAAACACCCGATTTCGTTGATGACCCGGGCATGATGCGGACGGCCCATGTGCTGAACCGCACCCTCCTGATTTTTTCCATCCTGATGGGTGTCGGATTCATTGCCGCCCTCCTCTTTTTCGAGCCGAAAATGGGCGGTATCCTCACCATTCTTGTCCTCCTTGCGGCAACGCTTGCCGCGAAGCTTCTGATGCAGCTCGGGAAGATAAGGACAGCCAGCATCGTAGCCGTGACCGTGGGCTGGCTGACGTTTACCGGTGTCGTTCTGGTGGACGGCGGCCTGAACAGCATCAATGCCTGTTTTTTCATCTCCATGACGATTGTCGCCGGGCTGCTCCTCGGAGCGCGGGCCGCCACCTTTTTCGCGGGCGCGGGCATCACGGCGGGACTCGTGCTGGCCCTGCTGGACCACTTCCGTTCCCTTCCCTACCAATACTTCGTCGATACCCCCCTTGGTGACTGGACGATCCTGGTCTTTGCCCTGGTCCTGGCCTCCAGCACGCTGAACCTGGCGCTCCGTGAACGGGACAATGCCCTCGGCATCGCGGAGCGGCAGCTTTCCGATCTCAGAAAGGCGGAGGAGGCCCTGCGCCAGAGCGAGGAAAGATTCCGTCTGATCGCGGAGAGCTCGGCGGAGCTTATCACCGTTACGGACATGAATCTCCGCTTCACCTACATCAGCCCGTCGGTCATGCGCACCCACGGACTCACCGTCGAGGAGGCCATGAACAGGTCCCTCGAAGAGTACATGACGCCCGGGTCCATGCAGATCCTGCTCGAGGCGTTTGGGGAAGAGCTGAAGCTGGAGGCCGGGGGGTGCGCCGATCCCCGGAGATCCCGGGTCCTGGAAGTGGAGGAGTACAGAAAGGACGGCTCCGTCATCAGCCTCGAGTGCAGCTTCTCCGCCCTGCGCGACGAAGAGAACAGGATGGTCGGGGTCGTCACGGTGAGCCGGGACATCACCGCGCGCAAGCAGGCCGAGGAGGCGCTCCGGGAGAGTGAAAAGAAGTACCTCCAGCTCTTCATGAACGCCCCCGCCGCCATTTACGAGGCGGATTACCGGAACCGCCGTTTTCTCAGTTTCAACGAGGTTGTAAGTACCCTGACGGGCTATTCCCGGGAAGAGCTCCTCAGGATGAACCCGTTTGAGCTGTTCACGGAATGGAGCCGGGAAACGTATATCGAACGGATGAAGCAGTTCGGGGAGGGCAGGGAGGTCCCGACCTCCCAGGAATACGAGTTGAGGAAGAAGGACGGCGGCATCCTGTGGATGAACATGAGCATCGATTATGGATTCGAGGAAGGCCTGCCCGTAAAAGCCAGGGTCGTGGCGCACGACATCACCGACCGCAAACGGATGGAGAAGGCGCTCCAGGAGAGCGAGGAGCTCTATCGGACGTCCATGGAAAGCTCCAGCGACGGCATCGCCATTGTCCATGAAGGCCGGTACGTTTACGTCAGCCAGCCGTTTCTGGACAAGATCGGCCGGAGAAAGGACGAGATCCTGGGCAAAACCAGGGGCAACTTTATCCATCCCGACGACCGGTCGGCGTTCGCGGACTATGTCAACGCATTCAACCAGGGGCTTCCGATCCCGAAGCAGATTGAGATCAGGGTCATTCTGCCGGACGGCTCCTTCATCGATGCGGAAGTCTCCCTGGTCAAGGTGATGTATCAGGGGAAGAAATGCAATCTGGCCTACCTGCGGGACATCACCGGCCGCAAGCGGGCGGAGGCGGAACAGCTGAAAGTCCGGAAACTGGAGTCGGTGGGCACGCTGGCGGCGGGGATCGCCCACGACTTCAACAATCTTCTGGCGGTCATGCAGGGATACATGGAGCTCCTGAAGATGGACGTCCCCGAGGGGAGCAGAGCCCGCACCCGTCTGCTGGCGGCGGAGAAGGCCGTCGGCCAGGCGACGGAACTGACCAACCGCCTGCTCGTTTTTTCCAAGGGAGGGGATCCGGTCCGGGAGATCGTCAACATCGGCGACCTCGTCAGGGAGACCGTGACGGCGAATATCGGAGAATACCCCGTGGAGACGAGATTCTTCCTGGAGAGCGATCTCCGGTCCGTCGAGATCGATGAGCGGCAGATCCGCCAGGTCATCCGGAACCTGACGATCAATGCCGTCGAGGCGATGCCGGATGGGGGGATCCTGACGGTGGAGACGGAGAATGTGACCGTGAGGACCGGGGACGGACTTCCCGTCGGTGAGGGGGAATACGTCCGGATATCCCTTCGTGACACGGGGAAAGGCATCCCGGCGGATCAGCGGCCCCTGATCTTCGACCCCTATTTTTCGACCAAGGCCCGGGGTGCGGAGAAGGGGATGGGGCTCGGCCTGTCGGTCTGCCACTCGGTGGTCGGCAATCACAAAGGCTGCATCGCCGTGGAATCGAGTGAGGGGGAAGGGAGCACCTTCCGCGTGTATCTTCCGGCCGCAGCCGGGGAGCGGCATGGGGCCGTCGAAGCGGTCTTCCCTGAAGCGGCGGATAACAGGGAGCGGATTCTCGTCATGGATGACGAGGCCATGATCCGGGACATGCTCAAGGAGCTGCTCACGTCGATCGGCTGCGAAGTGGAGACGGCCGGCGACGGCACGGCGGCGATCGATCTCTATCGGAAGGCCCTCGAATCCCGGCGGCCTTACAGAATGGTCATTCTGGACCTGGTCGTCCCGGGAGGGCTGGGCGGAGAGCCGACGATGGAGAGGCTTCGGGCCATCGATCCGGGCGTCCGGGGCATCATCCTGAGCGGATACAGCGACGATCCGGTCATCCAGAATTACAAAGAGCACGGATTCGTGGAGGCGCTGACAAAGCCTTTCCCCATGAAGGCACTGCGGGACATCCTGGAGAAGCATCTGCAGGCACCCTCCGGGTGA
- a CDS encoding HD domain-containing protein — translation MAIPPGAIIPGTLPDFSIYVAAPQGRYILWALEGNKVSPEQLARLSESETREVFVNLDEHFKYEQYLEANLGNILENPSTPDDQKADIFSRVSTNVVKGAFETSFGLGTMGDAAVRRTRQLIEYSLNFIKEAKSINALAKMIGHDYQTYEHATKVLWFTVAFLQQAPGVLEQVVPDYQALDETGKTEMLRQCGVGALLHDIGKAFIPQEILTKSGPLDEVEWEIMKRHPLNGLAMLIDTDMPMFVKKAVLHHHEDFQGGGYPMNLEGTGINPLARVLRIIDVFDAMTSRRPYKEPTPPMKAVRIMIGAPEDHTNGEDQEQDDRDLGMRKCFDRDLLQRFIVFLGSVRLEG, via the coding sequence ATGGCCATTCCTCCGGGGGCGATCATCCCGGGAACCTTGCCGGATTTCAGCATTTACGTCGCCGCACCGCAGGGACGATACATCCTCTGGGCGCTGGAGGGGAACAAGGTCTCCCCGGAGCAGCTCGCCAGGCTTTCCGAGAGCGAGACCAGGGAGGTGTTCGTCAATCTCGACGAGCATTTCAAGTACGAGCAGTATCTCGAGGCCAATCTCGGAAACATCCTCGAGAACCCGTCAACCCCGGACGACCAGAAGGCGGACATCTTCTCCCGGGTCTCCACCAATGTGGTGAAAGGCGCCTTTGAAACGTCCTTCGGCCTGGGCACGATGGGCGATGCCGCCGTCCGGCGGACGAGGCAGCTGATCGAATATTCCCTGAACTTCATCAAGGAAGCGAAATCCATCAACGCCCTGGCGAAAATGATCGGCCACGACTACCAGACCTATGAACACGCCACCAAGGTCCTCTGGTTCACGGTGGCGTTCCTGCAGCAGGCTCCCGGCGTCCTGGAGCAGGTCGTCCCGGATTATCAGGCCCTCGACGAGACCGGGAAAACGGAGATGCTGAGGCAGTGCGGTGTCGGCGCCCTGCTGCACGATATCGGGAAGGCCTTTATTCCCCAGGAGATCCTCACGAAAAGCGGGCCCCTGGACGAGGTGGAGTGGGAAATCATGAAGCGCCACCCCCTCAATGGCTTGGCCATGCTGATCGACACGGACATGCCCATGTTCGTCAAGAAGGCGGTGCTGCACCATCACGAGGATTTCCAGGGCGGAGGCTATCCCATGAACCTGGAGGGCACCGGCATCAATCCCCTGGCCCGCGTGCTGCGGATCATCGACGTGTTCGATGCCATGACGTCTCGCCGGCCCTACAAGGAGCCCACTCCTCCCATGAAGGCAGTCCGGATCATGATCGGGGCGCCGGAGGACCACACAAACGGAGAGGATCAGGAGCAGGACGACCGGGATCTGGGCATGAGGAAGTGCTTCGATCGGGATCTGCTCCAGAGATTCATCGTGTTTCTCGGCAGCGTCAGGCTGGAGGGATAA